The following proteins are co-located in the Acinetobacter shaoyimingii genome:
- a CDS encoding IscS subfamily cysteine desulfurase, whose protein sequence is MKRPIYLDYAATTPVDPQVAERMMECLTYEGTFGNPASRSHAYGWQAEEKVEYAREQVANLVKADPREIVFTSGATESDNLALKGIAQFYASKGKHIITSKIEHKAILDTCRELEEEGFEITYLEPQAQTGLITPEMVSAALRPDTILVSLMMVNNEIGTVTDVAAIGELTRANKTYFHVDAAQAAGKVEIDLSTMKVDLMSFSGHKIYGPKGIGALFVRRSPRVRLKAQMHGGGHERGMRSGTLPTHQIVGMGEAFELAGKNLASEQARLRVLRDKLWNGLQDLEQVFLNGHPTQNVANYLNVSFNFVEGESLMMALKDAAVSSGSACTSATLEPSYVLRALGLSDELAHSSIRFSFGKYTTEADIDHVLEVTKAAVVKLRDLSPLWDMFKEGVDLSKVEWAEH, encoded by the coding sequence ATGAAACGTCCGATTTATCTTGACTATGCTGCAACGACTCCTGTCGATCCACAAGTTGCTGAACGTATGATGGAATGTCTTACATATGAAGGCACTTTCGGAAATCCAGCATCACGCTCACACGCATATGGTTGGCAAGCTGAAGAAAAAGTTGAATACGCACGTGAACAAGTTGCCAACTTAGTGAAAGCCGACCCACGTGAAATCGTGTTTACTTCTGGCGCAACTGAGTCTGACAACCTTGCACTTAAAGGTATTGCCCAGTTTTATGCTTCAAAAGGCAAACATATCATCACAAGTAAAATTGAACACAAAGCAATTTTAGATACTTGTCGTGAATTAGAAGAAGAAGGTTTTGAAATTACCTATTTAGAGCCACAAGCTCAAACTGGTTTGATCACACCTGAAATGGTTTCTGCTGCACTTCGTCCAGATACGATTCTTGTTTCCCTCATGATGGTTAACAACGAAATTGGTACTGTGACTGACGTTGCTGCTATTGGTGAACTCACTCGTGCCAACAAAACATATTTCCATGTCGATGCTGCTCAAGCTGCAGGTAAAGTAGAAATTGATTTATCAACCATGAAAGTTGATTTAATGAGTTTCTCTGGCCATAAAATTTATGGTCCTAAAGGTATTGGCGCGCTATTTGTTCGTCGTAGCCCACGTGTTCGTCTAAAAGCACAAATGCATGGTGGCGGTCATGAACGTGGTATGCGTTCAGGTACACTTCCTACTCATCAAATCGTGGGTATGGGTGAAGCATTTGAACTTGCAGGTAAGAATTTAGCATCTGAACAAGCACGTTTACGCGTACTTCGTGACAAACTTTGGAATGGTTTACAAGATTTAGAGCAAGTGTTCTTAAACGGTCACCCGACTCAAAACGTTGCAAACTACTTAAACGTGAGCTTCAACTTCGTTGAAGGTGAATCATTGATGATGGCATTGAAAGATGCTGCTGTTTCATCAGGTTCTGCATGTACTTCTGCAACTTTAGAACCTTCTTATGTTTTACGTGCACTTGGTTTATCTGATGAACTTGCACATAGCTCAATTCGTTTCAGTTTTGGTAAATACACCACTGAAGCAGATATTGATCATGTTTTAGAAGTCACTAAAGCAGCTGTAGTGAAATTACGTGACCTATCACCGCTTTGGGATATGTTCAAAGAAGGTGTTGACCTGTCTAAAGTAGAATGGGCTGAGCACTAA
- a CDS encoding acyl-CoA dehydrogenase family protein: MNLQNPKKFKMLVDQAHQTALNVLRPISRKYDKAEHSYPKELDMLASLVDGMNEGGDGLNAGASINKRGDIELGNKNGVNMSTALSVIEMCYGDTGLLLTMPRQGLGNSAIAAVANDEQLERFKGTWAAMAITEPGCGSDSAAIRTTATKDGDDYILNGEKIFVTSGERADAVVVWATLDKKLGRAAIKSFVVPKGTPGMTVERLEHKLGIKASDTAAISFIDCRVPAANLLGNAEIDVAKGFAGVMETFDNTRPLVAAMAVGCAKASLERIKEIFKDQLDAEYSTPYLQTSNIAAQIYRMEAEWEAARLLTLKAAWMADNKKPNSREASISKAKAGRIGNEITLKCVELAASVGYNEDELLEKWARDSKILDIFEGTQQIQQLIIARRELGKSSSELK, from the coding sequence ATGAACTTACAAAATCCAAAAAAATTCAAAATGCTTGTGGATCAAGCACATCAAACCGCACTGAATGTTTTACGCCCTATTTCTAGAAAATATGATAAGGCTGAGCATAGCTATCCGAAAGAACTCGATATGCTGGCATCATTGGTTGATGGCATGAATGAGGGTGGCGATGGTCTCAATGCTGGCGCATCAATTAACAAACGTGGTGATATTGAGCTGGGCAATAAAAATGGCGTAAACATGTCAACTGCATTGAGCGTGATTGAAATGTGCTACGGCGATACTGGCTTATTGCTCACCATGCCACGTCAAGGCTTAGGTAACTCTGCCATTGCCGCCGTGGCTAACGATGAACAACTAGAACGCTTTAAAGGCACATGGGCTGCTATGGCAATTACAGAGCCTGGATGTGGTTCAGACTCTGCTGCGATTCGTACAACCGCCACTAAAGATGGTGATGACTATATTTTAAATGGTGAAAAGATCTTTGTAACTTCTGGCGAACGTGCAGATGCTGTTGTGGTTTGGGCAACCCTCGATAAAAAACTTGGTCGCGCTGCAATTAAATCTTTTGTGGTTCCTAAAGGCACACCGGGCATGACTGTTGAACGCCTTGAACACAAACTCGGCATTAAAGCTTCAGATACAGCAGCCATTAGCTTTATTGACTGTCGTGTCCCTGCAGCCAACCTATTAGGCAACGCTGAAATCGATGTTGCTAAAGGTTTTGCAGGTGTTATGGAAACTTTTGATAATACTCGCCCCTTGGTGGCTGCGATGGCCGTTGGTTGTGCCAAAGCTTCACTGGAACGTATTAAAGAAATTTTTAAAGATCAGCTTGATGCAGAATATTCGACACCTTATCTGCAAACTTCAAATATTGCAGCACAAATTTATCGCATGGAAGCTGAATGGGAAGCAGCCCGTTTACTCACCCTCAAAGCCGCATGGATGGCGGACAATAAAAAACCAAACTCTCGCGAAGCATCTATCTCTAAAGCAAAGGCAGGTCGTATTGGTAATGAAATTACACTCAAGTGCGTTGAATTAGCTGCAAGTGTTGGCTACAACGAAGATGAGTTATTGGAAAAATGGGCTCGAGATTCTAAAATTCTTGATATTTTTGAAGGTACCCAGCAAATTCAACAGTTGATTATTGCACGGCGTGAACTGGGTAAATCATCAAGTGAACTCAAATAA
- a CDS encoding DedA family protein codes for MLDWSHLLEQYGYLAVAIGTFFEGETVLLLGAYAVQQHLLNFWLLIAAAMLGGFLGDQFYYQIGAKYGYDFVKKRPKLAEKFDNASQLIDRFPIITILFMRFAWGLRTLIPISFGIKKFPVKRYIAVNIIASFVWAFTVVSVGIQASRWLHKLWDYLLPQQHNILIVVAVIFCIIVIRLFFVLMTRHKSKEMDDSDG; via the coding sequence ATGCTCGACTGGTCGCATTTATTAGAACAATATGGTTATTTAGCAGTTGCTATAGGCACTTTTTTTGAAGGTGAAACAGTTCTTTTGCTCGGTGCTTATGCAGTGCAACAACATCTACTCAATTTCTGGCTATTGATTGCTGCTGCAATGCTGGGTGGATTTTTGGGAGATCAATTCTATTATCAAATAGGTGCCAAATACGGCTATGACTTTGTTAAAAAAAGACCCAAACTGGCAGAAAAATTTGATAATGCTAGTCAATTGATCGATCGCTTTCCAATTATAACCATCTTATTTATGCGTTTTGCTTGGGGGTTGCGTACTTTAATTCCTATCAGTTTTGGAATTAAAAAATTTCCAGTTAAGCGTTATATCGCAGTCAATATTATTGCCAGTTTTGTCTGGGCATTTACAGTGGTGAGTGTCGGTATACAAGCCAGTCGATGGTTGCACAAGCTTTGGGATTATCTATTGCCACAGCAACACAATATATTGATTGTGGTTGCTGTAATTTTCTGTATTATCGTTATTCGACTGTTTTTTGTCTTAATGACTCGGCATAAGTCCAAAGAAATGGATGATTCAGACGGTTAA
- a CDS encoding nuclear transport factor 2 family protein, with product MTQEQELISKAQNSQAPKDVVLAFLANTAKENVKHAAEILVHENATYISLNFDNKELEQIEPWTGTRQGRQIYINTFSNVGTYWDVNEFKITDVVGENEIVAVFGSFTYTSVEVGHRFTSPFSILAKVKDGQIVFFQFMEDTYASARSFRKSGSWNIQNNHRQITVGDE from the coding sequence ATGACACAGGAACAAGAGCTGATTTCAAAAGCCCAAAACAGCCAAGCCCCAAAAGATGTAGTGCTAGCATTTCTAGCCAATACAGCAAAAGAAAATGTAAAACACGCTGCTGAAATTTTGGTGCATGAAAATGCCACCTATATTTCACTTAATTTTGACAATAAAGAACTGGAACAAATCGAACCTTGGACAGGCACACGTCAAGGCCGTCAGATTTACATCAACACTTTCTCAAATGTAGGTACTTATTGGGACGTGAATGAATTTAAAATCACTGACGTTGTGGGTGAAAATGAAATTGTGGCCGTCTTTGGTTCTTTTACTTACACTTCAGTTGAAGTTGGACATCGATTTACTTCACCCTTTTCAATTTTAGCGAAAGTCAAAGATGGTCAGATTGTCTTTTTTCAATTCATGGAAGACACCTATGCATCCGCACGATCATTTAGAAAAAGTGGCTCTTGGAACATTCAGAACAATCACCGTCAAATAACAGTTGGTGATGAATAA
- a CDS encoding GNAT family N-acetyltransferase, whose protein sequence is MFQIRVIQASDNPELASIVREVSKEFGLAPESGFAVADPSLDDLYAVYTQPHSQYWVIVDEHNKVYGGAGLSPLKGAEHILEIQKMYFLPELRGHGFAKKLLELCFEFAQQHGVQSCYLETTKNLSQAIKLYEKLGFKYLDAPLGQTGHSHACEYWMEKDLTV, encoded by the coding sequence ATGTTTCAAATCCGCGTTATTCAAGCATCAGACAACCCAGAATTGGCATCAATCGTCCGTGAAGTATCAAAAGAATTTGGTCTTGCACCCGAATCAGGATTTGCTGTTGCAGATCCTAGCTTAGATGATTTATATGCGGTTTATACACAACCACATTCTCAATATTGGGTCATCGTCGATGAGCACAATAAAGTTTATGGCGGAGCTGGCCTATCCCCCTTAAAAGGTGCAGAACATATTTTAGAAATTCAGAAAATGTATTTTCTTCCTGAACTAAGAGGACATGGATTTGCCAAGAAACTTCTTGAATTGTGTTTTGAATTTGCCCAACAGCATGGTGTTCAATCCTGTTATTTAGAAACCACAAAAAATTTGTCACAGGCCATAAAGCTCTATGAAAAATTAGGCTTTAAATACTTAGATGCACCATTAGGTCAAACCGGTCATAGTCATGCTTGTGAATATTGGATGGAAAAAGATTTAACCGTCTGA
- a CDS encoding alkane 1-monooxygenase, which yields MNAPLKLNDSVLDNKKLSGLALDKKRYLWMISPSLPVIGLGILAGYHFAPRPFKTLFALGGPIVLHVIIPTIDTIIGQDKNNPTAEEVKLLEQDPYYARLVKSFIPIQYVANIYACYLASRKSTPLLDKILLGASMGAINGIAINTAHELSHKSDRIDHILSHLALVPSGYNHFRIEHPYGHHKRAATPEDPASSKMGETFYEFLPRTVIGSLKSAIDIETRRLKRKGLSFWSKDNELLQGWGMSGVFHSSMMALFGKRVLPYLATQSAYSITLFEIINYIEHYGLLRQKDENGKYERTRPEHSWNNNNIVTNLFLYQLQRHSDHHAYPTRPFQALRHFDEAPELPNGYASMLLPALIPSWWFKMMDQRVYDHYEGDLTRANIYPKRRKKLFEKFKINLS from the coding sequence ATGAATGCGCCCTTAAAACTGAATGATTCAGTATTAGACAATAAAAAACTTTCTGGTCTGGCATTAGATAAGAAACGTTATTTATGGATGATTAGTCCATCCTTACCCGTCATTGGATTGGGTATTTTAGCAGGATACCATTTTGCACCACGTCCGTTTAAAACCTTATTCGCTTTGGGTGGTCCAATTGTTTTACATGTGATTATTCCAACCATTGATACGATTATTGGGCAGGATAAAAACAACCCGACTGCAGAAGAAGTAAAATTGTTGGAACAAGACCCATATTATGCCCGCTTGGTCAAATCCTTTATTCCAATTCAGTATGTTGCCAATATCTATGCATGTTATTTAGCAAGTCGTAAGAGTACGCCTTTATTGGATAAAATTTTATTGGGTGCTTCTATGGGGGCGATTAATGGTATTGCTATTAATACAGCACATGAGCTAAGCCATAAGTCTGACCGAATAGATCATATTCTGTCACATTTGGCTCTGGTTCCTTCTGGCTACAATCATTTTCGCATTGAACATCCATACGGTCATCATAAGCGTGCAGCAACGCCTGAAGATCCGGCATCATCTAAAATGGGTGAAACATTTTATGAGTTTTTACCCCGTACAGTGATTGGTTCACTCAAATCTGCTATCGATATAGAAACTCGACGTTTAAAACGCAAAGGCTTGAGCTTCTGGTCAAAGGACAATGAGCTTTTACAAGGCTGGGGCATGAGTGGTGTATTTCATTCAAGCATGATGGCGCTATTTGGAAAACGTGTACTGCCATATTTGGCTACGCAATCAGCTTATAGTATTACTTTGTTTGAAATAATTAATTATATTGAACATTACGGCTTACTTCGTCAGAAAGATGAAAATGGGAAATATGAGCGTACTCGCCCTGAACATAGCTGGAACAATAACAATATTGTGACCAATCTGTTTTTGTATCAGTTGCAACGTCATTCGGATCATCATGCTTATCCAACTCGACCATTTCAAGCTTTACGTCATTTCGATGAGGCACCAGAATTACCGAATGGCTATGCCAGTATGCTATTACCCGCATTGATTCCATCTTGGTGGTTTAAAATGATGGATCAGCGTGTTTATGATCACTATGAAGGGGATTTAACCAGAGCGAATATTTACCCTAAGCGTCGCAAAAAATTATTTGAGAAATTCAAAATCAATCTCTCTTAA
- a CDS encoding phasin family protein, whose protein sequence is MNNNNSSKMYEDQEFDKKQGKTKRHHNRKSTLDFRKYTKQIWLAGLGAFSRAEDEGSKIFESLVKVGEELESKTVEFTDQTVSKVTEKTKESVIDTKDKVEKMLDHHVTTSLNKIGLVTAKDIQHLESLILDLHRKVDVLMEENKTLKAQLNKK, encoded by the coding sequence ATGAATAACAATAACTCATCTAAAATGTATGAAGATCAGGAATTTGATAAAAAACAGGGGAAAACGAAACGTCATCATAACCGTAAGTCGACACTTGATTTCCGTAAATATACCAAACAAATTTGGTTAGCGGGACTGGGTGCTTTTTCGCGCGCGGAAGATGAAGGAAGCAAAATTTTTGAGTCTTTGGTTAAAGTGGGTGAGGAACTTGAGTCAAAAACAGTCGAATTCACTGATCAAACAGTGAGCAAAGTGACTGAAAAAACGAAAGAATCTGTGATCGACACCAAAGATAAAGTTGAAAAAATGCTTGATCATCATGTCACGACATCGTTAAATAAGATTGGGTTGGTGACTGCAAAAGATATTCAACATTTAGAAAGTTTAATATTAGATTTGCATAGAAAAGTTGATGTTTTAATGGAAGAAAACAAAACATTAAAAGCGCAATTGAATAAAAAATGA
- a CDS encoding Rrf2 family transcriptional regulator yields MRLTTRGRYAVTALLDLALQPTEQTITLAEIAARQTISVAYLEQLFAKLKRHGLVSSVRGANGGYHLARNAEEITVLEIIEAVNETVDATRCDHKGNCQNGAMCLTHDLWQELSHHIADYLAKISLADLVARDNVQTVAIRQNTAPLDSALLSVTGI; encoded by the coding sequence ATGCGCCTAACCACTCGCGGTCGCTACGCGGTGACTGCACTACTTGATCTAGCATTGCAGCCAACTGAGCAGACGATTACCTTAGCTGAAATTGCTGCTCGCCAAACTATCTCCGTTGCCTATTTAGAACAATTGTTTGCTAAATTGAAGCGTCATGGATTGGTCTCTAGCGTTCGTGGAGCAAATGGTGGTTACCATTTAGCGCGTAATGCTGAAGAAATTACTGTGTTAGAAATTATTGAAGCTGTAAACGAAACTGTTGATGCAACACGTTGTGATCATAAAGGCAACTGCCAAAATGGTGCGATGTGCTTAACTCATGATTTATGGCAAGAACTCTCCCATCACATTGCCGATTATTTAGCTAAAATCTCTCTTGCTGATCTCGTTGCTCGTGACAACGTTCAAACTGTTGCCATTCGCCAAAATACAGCACCTTTAGATTCAGCCCTTTTATCGGTTACAGGTATTTGA
- a CDS encoding HPP family protein: MFSVLEGKEKLAQRPRFGELLRAFIGGTLSIGILLLLGKISNNPFIMAPFGATCVILYAVSQSPLAQPRNVIFDHLISAFVGILFLKLLGDSMWVIALSVGTAIALMQYFRCVHPPAGANPLVILLSASSVEYSWSFLIFPVLIGSVALVLVAMLLNNIKTSQKWPHYGLAVMHSKTSLVNTNEASHLQQK; the protein is encoded by the coding sequence ATGTTTTCTGTTTTAGAAGGAAAAGAAAAATTAGCCCAGCGACCAAGATTTGGCGAACTCTTACGGGCTTTTATTGGAGGAACGCTCAGTATTGGTATTTTACTATTACTCGGTAAAATTTCGAATAATCCCTTTATCATGGCACCCTTTGGCGCGACTTGTGTCATTCTCTATGCTGTTTCGCAATCACCATTGGCACAACCGCGCAATGTCATCTTTGATCATCTTATTTCAGCTTTTGTCGGTATATTATTTTTAAAACTGTTGGGTGACTCGATGTGGGTCATCGCCTTATCGGTAGGCACTGCCATTGCCCTTATGCAATATTTTCGTTGTGTTCATCCACCTGCAGGTGCAAATCCTTTAGTGATTTTACTTAGCGCATCCTCAGTCGAATATTCATGGAGCTTTTTAATTTTTCCCGTGCTGATCGGCTCAGTAGCTTTGGTTTTGGTTGCAATGCTATTGAACAATATAAAAACTTCTCAAAAATGGCCACATTATGGACTTGCAGTCATGCATTCAAAGACATCTTTAGTCAATACAAATGAAGCATCGCATCTTCAACAAAAATAA
- a CDS encoding AraC family transcriptional regulator has protein sequence MDALSQVFEDIHLKQTQYLYLEAQGQWAFESEHQSAMITHIVLFGTAYVHFEGQASVLLNTGDMMIIPSGIKHHCSSHMVHQLVEPLKIEALFQGLREDPIQVGQHDTNQVENKSLIFTIKTQIDSIMAGPLIQALPTYLHIKSALNAQEPEWLRIGLYFVANETTHKQPGRHKIMDHVVSIMLIECVREYINEINDENNWLNALTHPELANAFSAIHSQPEQAWTVEKLAERCFMSRSKFANLFHEIVGEPPLAYLKQHRLRLASQYLRTGQLSIQQIAHHVGYSSETAFSQTFKKYFQLSPSQYRQLHYAQQSN, from the coding sequence ATGGATGCACTCAGCCAAGTTTTCGAAGATATTCACTTAAAACAAACCCAATATTTATACCTAGAAGCACAAGGTCAATGGGCATTTGAATCTGAACATCAATCTGCCATGATTACGCATATCGTACTCTTTGGTACCGCTTATGTGCATTTTGAGGGGCAAGCCAGTGTGCTATTGAACACTGGTGATATGATGATTATTCCTTCAGGAATAAAGCATCATTGTTCAAGTCATATGGTGCATCAACTGGTTGAACCTTTAAAAATTGAAGCGCTATTTCAAGGATTACGTGAAGACCCTATCCAAGTGGGACAACACGATACTAACCAAGTTGAAAATAAATCACTGATCTTCACTATAAAAACGCAAATAGACAGCATCATGGCTGGTCCTTTGATTCAGGCATTACCCACTTATCTACATATTAAAAGTGCCCTCAATGCGCAAGAACCTGAATGGCTGAGAATTGGACTCTATTTTGTTGCTAATGAAACCACCCATAAGCAACCTGGACGACACAAGATTATGGATCATGTCGTCAGTATCATGTTGATTGAATGTGTACGAGAATATATCAACGAGATCAATGATGAAAATAATTGGTTAAATGCCTTAACGCATCCAGAACTCGCCAATGCATTTAGCGCCATTCACAGTCAACCTGAACAAGCGTGGACTGTAGAAAAATTGGCGGAACGTTGCTTTATGTCCAGATCAAAATTTGCCAACTTATTTCATGAAATTGTCGGTGAACCACCTTTGGCCTACCTAAAACAGCATCGTTTACGCTTAGCCAGTCAATATTTACGTACGGGTCAATTGTCTATACAACAAATTGCGCATCATGTTGGTTATTCATCTGAAACAGCTTTCAGTCAGACCTTTAAAAAATATTTTCAACTCAGCCCAAGTCAATACCGCCAATTACACTATGCTCAACAATCAAATTAG
- a CDS encoding TetR/AcrR family transcriptional regulator produces MSKSAEKILNTAEQLFYVHSINAVGVDLIRDLSGCSKTTMYTYFKNKQHLVESVLLARDQKFRASLLKYIADATGQSAIEKILDWHIQWFKEDDYKGCLFVRAVAESDADPIVAEIALKHKMWIKTLIAQHCHFSADVEVLVELIYTLLEGMISRFLIEGYSENKVKITQLSLNKIITVLS; encoded by the coding sequence ATGTCAAAATCTGCAGAAAAAATTTTAAATACAGCGGAACAATTGTTCTATGTGCATAGTATTAATGCTGTAGGGGTTGATTTAATCCGTGATTTATCGGGCTGCTCTAAAACCACGATGTATACCTATTTTAAAAACAAGCAGCATCTTGTGGAATCTGTATTGTTGGCACGTGATCAAAAATTTCGAGCATCGTTATTAAAATACATTGCAGATGCTACAGGACAGAGCGCAATTGAAAAAATTTTGGATTGGCATATTCAATGGTTTAAAGAAGATGATTATAAAGGCTGCTTGTTTGTGCGTGCCGTTGCAGAATCTGATGCTGATCCTATCGTTGCTGAAATAGCTCTAAAGCATAAGATGTGGATAAAAACATTGATTGCACAGCATTGTCATTTTAGCGCTGATGTAGAGGTATTGGTCGAGCTCATCTACACTTTATTGGAAGGGATGATTAGTCGCTTTTTGATAGAAGGGTATTCGGAAAATAAAGTAAAAATCACACAATTAAGCTTGAATAAAATCATCACTGTATTAAGTTAA
- a CDS encoding HU family DNA-binding protein, producing the protein MNKSELIDAIAEKGGLSKTDAGKALDATIASIGEALKKGDTVTLVGFGTFSVKDRAARIGRNPKTGEELKIKASKVPSFKAGKGLKDSVA; encoded by the coding sequence ATGAATAAATCAGAATTAATCGACGCGATTGCCGAGAAAGGGGGATTGTCTAAGACTGATGCAGGTAAAGCATTGGACGCGACTATTGCTTCAATTGGTGAAGCGTTGAAGAAGGGTGATACTGTAACTTTAGTTGGTTTTGGTACGTTCAGTGTCAAAGATCGTGCTGCACGCATTGGTCGTAACCCAAAAACTGGTGAAGAACTTAAGATTAAAGCAAGTAAGGTACCAAGTTTTAAAGCTGGTAAAGGCCTTAAAGACTCTGTTGCATAA
- a CDS encoding SurA N-terminal domain-containing protein, which yields MESFRKLIRGWLGKVLLVLFLLPLALAGMESLFGTGSNKDGVAKTVNDLEISDKDLEVQIKNYKDQYLSMVQGDESLLNQSYIAEAALDSLVNRALLIQQAEKLGITLSDAQIEQMIAQQPSLQVDGVFSKTAYENYLRSIGMTSQALIANLRQDHALKILSSMITDNSLVSKVDIQQISNLQSEQRSLLLSSVKLDAYKNQVKVTDQDITAFYNKHSQKFKQLAAVDVDYVVVSPALFGSQNQVTDAELKQAYDQFVQTQKKNAKVEVHHILITTDARKPAEAEKLANDIYAKIQAGMNFADAAKQYSEDPTSKNVGGLVEAYTAGAFGEDFDKAVAAANNTISKPVKTQFGYHIISAKPEAVNIPSFESEKARLTAEVLKTKNANVYTDTVNRLNEDVVNNDALDVVTQELKTVKIETAKAVTLGTTNPVLSDPNVKTKLFSDDVKNGDRNASSNIQLANGDTVWFKVRQYHAAGVQPLAQVKAKVKEQLIDQKAYDLAKAKIATMLNDFNKLPAQQVLSKYPQSFENAGVFTRSQGLKREIERAAFSVPAPKEGMWSVTTAALPNEMVVVAVASVKNASVDSLSAEKNQELLKLYQNYRGNQMLEDYTNYLKSQAKIK from the coding sequence ATGGAATCGTTTCGTAAACTCATTAGGGGTTGGTTGGGAAAAGTCCTCCTCGTTTTATTCTTGTTACCTTTGGCTTTGGCTGGTATGGAAAGCTTATTTGGAACTGGATCGAACAAAGATGGTGTTGCCAAGACTGTTAATGATTTAGAAATTTCTGACAAAGACTTAGAAGTTCAGATCAAGAATTATAAAGATCAGTATTTATCAATGGTTCAAGGTGACGAATCCTTGTTAAATCAGTCTTATATTGCCGAAGCTGCGTTAGATAGTTTGGTAAATCGTGCTTTGTTGATTCAGCAAGCAGAGAAGTTGGGAATTACATTAAGTGATGCTCAAATTGAGCAAATGATTGCACAGCAACCAAGTCTGCAAGTGGATGGTGTATTTTCAAAAACTGCTTATGAAAATTACTTACGTTCAATTGGTATGACGAGTCAGGCCTTGATTGCAAATTTACGTCAAGATCATGCTTTGAAAATTCTTTCTTCAATGATTACTGATAATTCTTTGGTGAGTAAAGTTGATATCCAGCAGATCTCGAATTTGCAATCTGAACAACGCAGTTTGTTATTGTCCTCTGTGAAACTTGATGCCTACAAAAATCAAGTGAAAGTAACAGATCAAGACATTACAGCTTTCTACAATAAGCATAGCCAAAAATTCAAACAATTGGCTGCTGTGGATGTAGATTATGTTGTTGTATCACCTGCTTTGTTTGGATCTCAAAACCAAGTGACAGATGCGGAATTGAAACAGGCATATGATCAGTTTGTACAAACTCAGAAAAAGAATGCGAAAGTTGAAGTCCATCATATTTTAATTACAACAGATGCGCGTAAACCTGCTGAAGCTGAAAAGCTTGCCAACGATATCTATGCAAAAATTCAGGCAGGTATGAACTTTGCTGATGCAGCAAAACAGTATTCTGAAGATCCTACATCAAAAAACGTGGGCGGTTTGGTTGAGGCCTATACTGCTGGTGCTTTTGGTGAAGATTTTGATAAAGCGGTTGCAGCTGCAAATAACACCATTTCGAAACCTGTTAAAACCCAATTTGGTTATCACATTATTAGTGCTAAGCCTGAAGCAGTCAATATTCCAAGTTTTGAATCGGAAAAGGCACGTTTAACTGCTGAAGTTTTAAAAACGAAAAATGCCAATGTCTATACAGATACTGTGAATCGTTTAAATGAAGATGTTGTGAATAACGATGCGCTTGATGTGGTGACTCAAGAACTTAAAACTGTAAAAATTGAAACGGCCAAAGCAGTCACTTTGGGGACGACTAATCCAGTATTGTCAGATCCAAACGTTAAAACGAAATTATTTAGTGATGACGTGAAAAACGGTGACCGTAACGCTTCAAGCAATATTCAATTAGCAAATGGCGATACCGTTTGGTTCAAAGTGCGTCAATATCATGCTGCTGGTGTTCAACCTTTGGCACAAGTCAAAGCTAAAGTGAAAGAACAATTGATTGATCAAAAAGCATATGATCTTGCTAAAGCCAAAATCGCAACAATGCTGAATGATTTTAACAAATTGCCAGCTCAGCAAGTGTTGAGTAAATATCCGCAATCTTTTGAAAATGCCGGTGTATTTACGCGTTCACAAGGGTTGAAGCGTGAAATTGAGCGTGCTGCGTTTAGTGTTCCTGCACCAAAAGAAGGAATGTGGTCTGTAACGACTGCTGCTTTGCCAAATGAAATGGTGGTGGTTGCAGTGGCTTCAGTAAAAAATGCTTCAGTAGATTCATTATCTGCTGAGAAAAACCAAGAGTTGTTGAAGTTATACCAAAACTACCGTGGTAATCAAATGCTTGAAGACTATACAAATTATTTGAAGTCTCAAGCCAAAATTAAATAA